The following DNA comes from Hordeum vulgare subsp. vulgare chromosome 3H, MorexV3_pseudomolecules_assembly, whole genome shotgun sequence.
CTACAGCATCAACGGCGAGAACGCGCACTACGGAACCCCCGACAACCCCTGCGCCCCCGGCCACGTCCCCGGCGGCTCCGCCCCTCCCACAGTGTGGTCTCCACCGAGAACGTCGTCCCCATGGCGCAGATGTTCGACACTGTCGGTAATTCCATTCTAGCCGTGCTACTGTCATTCATTCAAATGTTCAGCACACAACATTATTCATCTGCTCAAGTGTTTATTCAGTTCTATGACCATGTCATTGTGTCTCTGCTTACACAGGCTGGTTTCCAGTGATGTAGCTACATTGTACCGTGTGAGCGACGTGTTGCTGCCGCCGGTCTCAACCAACACCGCCGATGCCGAGCTGCGACAACCGAGTCGTGTCATGATTCAACGCACTACGACCTGTTGCCTAGCTACCGGTAACTGAGTAAGATGGAAGGCCTTTTCTTTCTCTGTCCATTCTTTTGTTTGTTCTTCTCATGGTGCTGGGTCGTGTAATGTCCAAAGAAAAGGAAGTCCCTCTTTGGGGTACATTGTGGCGGTAAAGAATTGGGACAAGTTAGTTAGGTAATAAAGAGTTTTTGAGTCCCAACAGTCTTTGCAAATGTACAGTTCATCCTCGGTGTTAGATAAGCGGACTTGTCTGTTCTCAAGTATAATCTTACACATACATCAATGTGGATATCCTGAAAGTTGCTTCAACTGTTCGAATACAATGGCATGTGCTGTTTGAAATGAGGATGGTTATGAACTCACTCCTGACTCTTTTGCCGCACCTGTTAGCACTATTTTGGTTGTATATATGGAATGAAGGTTACTGATCTTGCCCAACTTAGGTTGTGTTTGGTTGAGCTGCAGATTATGTTGTTGCTGGGCTGCAGATTCATTTGTACACCACAATTAATAATGTCGACATACAGCTCATTCATCTAGCTATGTATCTACTTATAATAATGTAGATTTTTCCTGATGACTTGAGATGAACCAACTTTGGTAGATTCTACTGCAGTATATATCTTATATTTGGGTTATGTATTTATCAAGTTCCAGTAAGTAATCCATGCTTGCACTAAACAATACATGTGTATTGTATCATTTATTTGTTTTCCCTCTCAAACAAAAATGTGTATTGTATGATTGGTGTTGTTTCCTGTACAGTATAATATCCAGATATTCCCTTGATAAATATGGTTGTGCAAGTTATCACCATTACTTTATAGGGGACTGGTTATTCAGGCCttcttttttcttattttctcgtaCAGTAGTGACGTTACAGTAGAAAAATTAATTATCTATGATGAACCTTTGATTGCACTGAATTTTTTATATATCTTTGTGAAATCCCCCTCCTGAATTTTATATATCTTTGTGGGGCGAAATCCCCTGATTGGTAACATCAGAG
Coding sequences within:
- the LOC123443455 gene encoding uncharacterized protein LOC123443455 — protein: MPTTSARQPLRPRPVMDEMAYSINGENAHYGTPDNPCAPGHVPGGSAPPTVWSPPRTSSPWRRCSTLLVSSDVATLYRVSDVLLPPVSTNTADAELRQPSRVMIQRTTTCCLATDVAERLNT